The proteins below are encoded in one region of Saccopteryx leptura isolate mSacLep1 chromosome 1, mSacLep1_pri_phased_curated, whole genome shotgun sequence:
- the LOC136388803 gene encoding olfactory receptor 52N4-like → MITMILSNNSYLFPHTFFLAGIPGLTAAHIWISLPFGFMFFLAVTGNGVLLFLIHTERCLHQPMFYFLAMLSFVDLVLSLSTLPKMLAIFWFGATAISFHSCLSQMFFIHAFSAMESGVLVAMALDRLVAICNPLRYTAILTPVVVATIGGLVALRGVVLTISFPSLAYRLSYCGSHIIAYTYCEHMAVVKLACGATTVDNLYAFAVAILLGVGDVAFIAYTYGKIVKTIIHFPSPEARSKAGSTCTAHVCVILFFYGPGFLSVVMQRFGPPTASAAKVILANLYLLFPPALDPIVYGIKTKQIRERLFKFLTLKRIDPT, encoded by the coding sequence ATGATCACCATGATTCTTTCCAATAATTCTTATCTCTTCCCACACACTTTCTTCTTGGCTGGCATTCCAGGACTGACTGCTGCCCATATTTGGATCTCACTTCCCTTTGGCTTTATGTTCTTCCTGGCAGTGACTGGGAATGGTGTTCTGCTTTTTCTTATTCACACAGAACGCTGCCTTCACCAgcccatgttttattttcttgccatGCTCTCCTTTGTCGATCTGGTTCTCTCCCTTTCCACTTTGCCCAAGATGCTGGCCATTTTCTGGTTTGGTGCAACAGCCATCAGCTTCCACTCCTGTCTTTCTCAGATGTTCTTCATCCATGCATTCTCTGCCATGGAGTCTGGAGTGCTGGTGGCCATGGCCCTGGACCGCCTTGTGGCCATCTGTAACCCACTACGTTATACAGCCATTCTTACCCCAGTTGTTGTGGCCACGATTGGAGGCCTGGTGGCACTGCGAGGTGTGGTGCTGACCATCTCCTTTCCAAGCCTGGCCTATCGGCTGTCCTACTGTGGCTCCCACATAATTGCTTATACTTACTGTGAGCATATGGCAGTGGTGAAGCTGGCCTGTGGGGCCACCACTGTGGATAACCTCTATGCCTTTGCTGTGGCAATCTTACTTGGTGTGGGGGATGTGGCCTTTATTGCCTACACCTATGGGAAGATTGTGAAGACCATCATTCATTTTCCTTCACCTGAGGCACGTTCTAAAGCAGGCAGCACATGCACAGCGCATGTCTGTGTCATCCTTTTCTTCTATGGACCAGGTTTTCTTTCTGTGGTCATGCAGCGCTTTGGCCCACCCACAGCCTCTGCTGCCAAGGTCATCCTTGCCAATCTCTACTTACTCTTTCCCCCTGCACTGGACCCCATTGTCTATGGGATCAAGACCAAGCAGATCCGGGAGCGACTGTTTAAATTTCTAACCCTCAAGAGAATTGATCCCACTTGA